The proteins below are encoded in one region of Triticum aestivum cultivar Chinese Spring chromosome 1B, IWGSC CS RefSeq v2.1, whole genome shotgun sequence:
- the LOC123111707 gene encoding uncharacterized protein isoform X1, which yields MEAAPPASWLSFKKEILIENQICTMPPHPLRGTRNGYMRHSVSVGVSQSTTQESAHLLSKNTDVGSRRKYVTWLSQPRNMVVGQETEAAATKSQRTFLLNRLKPRGGRYVILM from the exons ATGGAGGCGGCGCCGCCGGCAAGCTGGTTGAG CTTTAAGAAGGAGATTTTAATAG AGAACCAAATCTGCACCATGCCTCCTCACCCTCTCAG AGGAACGAGGAATGGATACATGAGGCATAGCGTAAGCGTAGGGGTCAGCCAGAGCACGACGCAAGAGtctgcccatctcctctcaaa gAACACAGACGTCGGTAGCAGGAGAAAGTATGTGACTTGGTTGAGTCAGCCAAGAAATATGGTG GTTGGTCAGGAAACTGAAGCTGCAGCTACGAAGAGCCAAAGAACATTCTTGCTGAACAGGCTAAAGCCAAGAG gaGGCAGATATGTGATTCTCATGTGA
- the LOC123111707 gene encoding uncharacterized protein isoform X2, with product MLYFREPNLHHASSPSQHRGTRNGYMRHSVSVGVSQSTTQESAHLLSKNTDVGSRRKYVTWLSQPRNMVVGQETEAAATKSQRTFLLNRLKPRGGRYVILM from the exons ATGCTTTATTTCAGAGAACCAAATCTGCACCATGCCTCCTCACCCTCTCAG CACAGAGGAACGAGGAATGGATACATGAGGCATAGCGTAAGCGTAGGGGTCAGCCAGAGCACGACGCAAGAGtctgcccatctcctctcaaa gAACACAGACGTCGGTAGCAGGAGAAAGTATGTGACTTGGTTGAGTCAGCCAAGAAATATGGTG GTTGGTCAGGAAACTGAAGCTGCAGCTACGAAGAGCCAAAGAACATTCTTGCTGAACAGGCTAAAGCCAAGAG gaGGCAGATATGTGATTCTCATGTGA